A region of Bombyx mori chromosome 13, ASM3026992v2 DNA encodes the following proteins:
- the LOC101740365 gene encoding facilitated trehalose transporter Tret1-like isoform X1 — MSQTSEESTKKGHTYLQWTFSIISNIAYLNYGLQNGWISPFAKKLQSEDSPTGRPLTSTEFYWVASVSSLAAMFGVSAFAALADGLGRKIGVVAVAAVQALCWIIKLCPSTTVTLIIARICSGLGAGGAFAIVPMYIKEISQNNIRGTLGVIMTMSQNSGYLIMYSMGAYMEYYTVLWIAAVPPILNLLLMLFAPESPAFLLKKGKVSEATEVIAGLRGLNIDDNVVLNEINEIRNEDDFYKSIPNISFFGIFKQPVWRRGFLIMFVIITTHGLNGVFTIVTYASTILRASGITLNPELQLLSIPAFMIISSALSIMLVERMGRKFLLAGTYIVSAFSCGTLATTLLMQENGFATPGWLPIVAIVATVSCYAAGILPLPFVIMSEMFNFQIRAKVMSCIITTGWLMSFVQAASYGPITEILGSSAAFYFFAFVNFYGAVTALFFLPETKGKSVEEIEFELKAK, encoded by the exons ATGTCACAAACAAGTGAAGAATCTACGAAAAAAGGACACACGTACCTGCAGTGGACTTTctctataatat caaacatAGCCTACTTGAATTACGGGTTGCAAAATGGTTGGATTTCACCGTTCGCAAAAAAACTACAGTCAGAAGACTCACCGACCGGGCGACCGTTGAccagcactgagttttattggGTAGCTAGTGTATCATCACTGGCTGCAATGTTTGGTGTGTCAGCATTCGCGGCCTTAGCTGATGGACTAGGCAGAAAAATCGGGGTCGTCGCCGTGGCTGCGGTGCAGGCT ctCTGCTGGATCATAAAACTGTGTCCTTCAACAACAGTAACTCTGATAATTGCGAGAATCTGTAGCGGCCTGGGAGCTGGTGGAGCTTTCGCGATAGTCCCAATGTATATAAAAGAAATTAGCCAGAACAATATTAGAGGAACCCTCGGAGTCATCATGACAATGTCTCAGAATTCTGGATATTTGATAATGTATTCGATGGGAGCATATATGGAGTATTATACGGTACTATGGATAGCGGCTGTTCCGCCGATACTGAATCTGTTGCTGATGCTATTCGCGCCAGAATCTCCTGCGTTCCTATTGAAAAAAGGAAAAGTCAGT GAAGCTACTGAAGTGATAGCAGGCTTAAGAGGCTTAAATATTGATGACAATGTAGTTTTAAATGAGATTAATGAAATAAGAAATGAAGACGATTTTTACAAGTCTATACCCAATATTTCGTTTTTTGGAATCT TTAAACAGCCAGTATGGCGTCGTggatttttaataatgttcgtAATAATTACCACCCATGGTCTAAACGGCGTATTTACTATAGTAACATATGCTTCAACGATCCTGCGAGCCTCTGGAATAACATTAAATCCTGAACTGCAGTTATTAAGTATACCAGCCTTTATGATAATATCTTCAGCTCTGTCCATAATGCTTGTGGAAAGAATGGGAAGAAAG TTCCTTCTAGCAGGTACATATATAGTATCAGCATTCTCATGTGGAACATTAGCTACGACGTTACTAATGCAGGAAAATGGATTCGCTACACCAGGCTGGTTGCCAATTGTAGCTATTGTAGCTACGGTAAGCTGCTATGCGGCTGGAATTTTGCCTCTTCCTTTCGTTATTATGTCTGAGATGTTTAACTTCCAG ATCAGAGCAAAAGTGATGAGTTGCATAATAACCACAGGCTGGTTAATGTCATTCGTCCAAGCAGCATCTTATGGACCAATCACAGAAATTTTAGGCTCCTCCGCAGCCTTTTACTTTTTCGCTTTCGTTAATTTTTATGGTGCAGTCACTGCTCTGTTCTTTTTACCCGAAACAAAAGGTAAAAGTGTGGaagaaattgaatttgaattaaaagcaAAGTAG
- the LOC101740365 gene encoding facilitated trehalose transporter Tret1 isoform X2, with translation MFGVSAFAALADGLGRKIGVVAVAAVQALCWIIKLCPSTTVTLIIARICSGLGAGGAFAIVPMYIKEISQNNIRGTLGVIMTMSQNSGYLIMYSMGAYMEYYTVLWIAAVPPILNLLLMLFAPESPAFLLKKGKVSEATEVIAGLRGLNIDDNVVLNEINEIRNEDDFYKSIPNISFFGIFKQPVWRRGFLIMFVIITTHGLNGVFTIVTYASTILRASGITLNPELQLLSIPAFMIISSALSIMLVERMGRKFLLAGTYIVSAFSCGTLATTLLMQENGFATPGWLPIVAIVATVSCYAAGILPLPFVIMSEMFNFQIRAKVMSCIITTGWLMSFVQAASYGPITEILGSSAAFYFFAFVNFYGAVTALFFLPETKGKSVEEIEFELKAK, from the exons ATGTTTGGTGTGTCAGCATTCGCGGCCTTAGCTGATGGACTAGGCAGAAAAATCGGGGTCGTCGCCGTGGCTGCGGTGCAGGCT ctCTGCTGGATCATAAAACTGTGTCCTTCAACAACAGTAACTCTGATAATTGCGAGAATCTGTAGCGGCCTGGGAGCTGGTGGAGCTTTCGCGATAGTCCCAATGTATATAAAAGAAATTAGCCAGAACAATATTAGAGGAACCCTCGGAGTCATCATGACAATGTCTCAGAATTCTGGATATTTGATAATGTATTCGATGGGAGCATATATGGAGTATTATACGGTACTATGGATAGCGGCTGTTCCGCCGATACTGAATCTGTTGCTGATGCTATTCGCGCCAGAATCTCCTGCGTTCCTATTGAAAAAAGGAAAAGTCAGT GAAGCTACTGAAGTGATAGCAGGCTTAAGAGGCTTAAATATTGATGACAATGTAGTTTTAAATGAGATTAATGAAATAAGAAATGAAGACGATTTTTACAAGTCTATACCCAATATTTCGTTTTTTGGAATCT TTAAACAGCCAGTATGGCGTCGTggatttttaataatgttcgtAATAATTACCACCCATGGTCTAAACGGCGTATTTACTATAGTAACATATGCTTCAACGATCCTGCGAGCCTCTGGAATAACATTAAATCCTGAACTGCAGTTATTAAGTATACCAGCCTTTATGATAATATCTTCAGCTCTGTCCATAATGCTTGTGGAAAGAATGGGAAGAAAG TTCCTTCTAGCAGGTACATATATAGTATCAGCATTCTCATGTGGAACATTAGCTACGACGTTACTAATGCAGGAAAATGGATTCGCTACACCAGGCTGGTTGCCAATTGTAGCTATTGTAGCTACGGTAAGCTGCTATGCGGCTGGAATTTTGCCTCTTCCTTTCGTTATTATGTCTGAGATGTTTAACTTCCAG ATCAGAGCAAAAGTGATGAGTTGCATAATAACCACAGGCTGGTTAATGTCATTCGTCCAAGCAGCATCTTATGGACCAATCACAGAAATTTTAGGCTCCTCCGCAGCCTTTTACTTTTTCGCTTTCGTTAATTTTTATGGTGCAGTCACTGCTCTGTTCTTTTTACCCGAAACAAAAGGTAAAAGTGTGGaagaaattgaatttgaattaaaagcaAAGTAG
- the LOC119629373 gene encoding uncharacterized protein LOC119629373 — protein sequence MPIGKVESFNMGSQNWDTYIRRVKQFMELNDIEQRLHVATLVTLVGSECYDLMCDLCAPDLPEEKDFDILVKLVKDHLEPERSEIAERHIFRQRKQQNNESIRSYLQSLKHLAKTCNFGITLEINLRDQFVSGLYSEEMRSRLFAEKDIDYKRAVELASALEAADRHAMAAGGTGGSSQAASESDGMHRVGGARAEARCACRRCGKLGHAEGRCRYKHYTCDSCGEKGHLKSMCRNRKGNQKIEKTREILSIALQGANQQLLCSDVACVEDWICCVPIPAP from the exons ATGCCGATTGGGAAAGTTGAAAGTTTTAATATGGGATCTCAAAATTGGGACACATACATTCGTCGTGTAAAACAATTCATGGAACTCAACGACATTGAACAGAGACTTCACGTTGCAACGCTCGTGACCTTAGTTGGGTCTGAGTGCTATGACTTAATGTGTGACTTGTGTGCTCCGGACTTACCAGAAGAAAAGGATTTCGACATACTCGTAAAGTTAGTCAAAGATCATCTAGAACCTGAAAGATCGGAAATAGCAGAACGTCATATCTTCAGGCAAAGAAAGCAGCAAAATAACGAAAGCATTCGTTCCTACCTACAAAGTTTGAAACATTTGGCTAAAACTTGCAATTTCGGCATCACATTAGAAATTAATCTACGCGATCAATTCGTATCAGGATTATATAGTGAGGAGATGCGATCAAGGCTGTTTGCTGAAAAAGATATAGATTACAAGCGCGCTGTTGAGTTGGCATCAGCACTGGAAGCAGCGGATCGACATGCGATGGCGGCTGGGGGCACTGGGGGCAGCTCACAGGCTGCGTCCGAGAGCGATGGCATGCATCGGGTCGGCGGAGCGCGCGCGGAGGCTCGGTGCGCCTGCAGACGCTGCGGCAAGCTGGGCCATGCGGAGGGTCGGTGTCGGTACAAGCACTACACCTGTGACTCATGTGGCGAGAAGGGACACCTAAAATCAATGTGTCGGAACCGTAAAGGTAACCAAAAGATTGAAAAAACCCGAG AAATTCTGAGCATAGCACTACAGGGCGCGAACCAGCAGTTGCTTTGTTCGGACGTCGCCTGCGTGGAAGACTGGATCTGTTGCGTCCCAATACCAGCTCCATAG
- the LOC101742934 gene encoding uncharacterized protein LOC101742934: protein MQEEDPWCMLFSNDIVCVGENGLEDQNILEKWRCWLESVGLKISKSADLKHNICSLILAVSPILHPLLSTEHFCQDFRYLGFVIQSNGELDHKVRHRIDAGWMQMATVHGHHV, encoded by the coding sequence ATGCAGGAAGAGGACCCTTGGTGTATGCTGTTTTCCAACGACATAGTGTGCGTCGGAGAAAACGGACTCGAGGACCAAAACATACTGGAGAAATGGCGATGCTGGTTAGAAAGTGTTGGCTTAAAAATCAGCAAATCAGCAGATCTAAAACATAACATCTGTTCTTTGATTCTGGCAGTCTCTCCAATTTTACACCCATTGCTCTCgacggagcacttttgtcaaGACTTCCGATACCTAGGGTTCGTTATCCAAAGCAACGGGGAACTGGATCATAAAGTGAGGCACAGAATTGACGCAGGATGGATGCAAATGGCGACAGTTCACGGGCACCACGTGTGA